The following proteins are encoded in a genomic region of Mustela erminea isolate mMusErm1 chromosome 3, mMusErm1.Pri, whole genome shotgun sequence:
- the LOC116586455 gene encoding protocadherin alpha-C2 isoform X7, producing MELGGTRPGATEHPRLRPPMSWLLPPPPLLLLLLLPGPAASQLRYSVPEEQAPGALVGNVANALGLELRRLGPGCLRINHLGAPSPRYLELDLTSGALFVNERIDREALCEQRPRCLLSLEVLAHSPVAVSAVEVEVLDINDNSPRFPRPDYRLQVSESVAPGARFHIESAQDPDVGANSVQTYELSPSEHFELDLKPLQENSKVLELVLRKGLDREQAVLHHLILTAVDGGSPARSGTAQISVRVLDTNDNSPTFDQSTYRVQLREDAPPGTLVVKLNASDPDEGSNGELRYSLSSYTSDRERQLFSIDASTGEVRVSGALDYEEASSYQIYVQATDQGPVPMVGHCKVLVDIVDVNDNAPEVVLTDLYSPVPEDAASNTVVALLSVNDQDSGLNRKVSLGLEASLPFRLNGFGNSYTLVVSGPLDRERVAAYNITVTATDGGVPQLTSQRTLRVEISDINDNPPSFLQDSYSIYIGENNLPGVLLCTVQATDPDEKENAEVTYSLLEREIQGLPVTSYVSVNSASGSLYAVNSFDYEKFREFFVTVEAQDKGSPPLSSTVTANVYVVDMNDHAPHILYPTSTNSSAAIEMVPRTAPAGYLVTKVIAMDSDSGQNAWLFYHLAQTSDVDLFKVELHTGEIRTTRKMGDESGTTFNLTVVVRDNGEPSLSSSVAITVAVVDRVSRILPDTQRHIKSPRTYSEITLYLIIALSTVSFIFLLTIIVLSIIKCYRYTAYGTACCGGFCGVRERCPAELNKQANNNIDARLPHGLKVQPHFIEVRGNGSLTKTYCYKACLTAGSGSDTFMFYNTGAQTGLGPGGAQAATSDSRHLTGQSGQSAGNLIILKNDAVSQNEEFELDKCKEISDIAKVKKNVNSLAHKHHQFLSGLAGSGLWAPGK from the coding sequence ATGGAGCTGGGGGGTACCCGACCTGGGGCGACAGAGCATCCCCGACTCCGGCCGCCCATGTCCTGGCTGCTGCCGCCTCCGCCTCtcctgctgctactgctgctgccgGGCCCAGCGGCCTCCCAGCTGCGATACTCGGTGCCGGAGGAGCAGGCGCCCGGCGCACTGGTGGGCAACGTGGCTAACGCGCTGGGGCTGGAACTGCGGCGCTTGGGGCCCGGCTGCCTGCGCATCAACCATCTGGGTGCGCCCAGTCCGCGCTACCTGGAGCTGGACCTGACGAGCGGAGCGCTCTTCGTCAACGAGCGCATTGACCGGGAGGCGCTGTGTGAGCAGCGGCCTCGCTGCCTGCTCAGCTTGGAGGTGCTGGCGCACAGCCCCGTAGCGGTGAGCGCCGTGGAGGTGGAGGTGCTGGACATCAACGACAACTCGCCGCGCTTCCCGCGGCCCGACTACCGGCTTCAGGTGAGCGAGTCAGTGGCCCCTGGAGCGCGCTTTCACATAGAGAGCGCGCAGGACCCCGACGTGGGCGCCAACTCGGTGCAGACCTACGAGCTCAGCCCCAGCGAGCACTTTGAGCTGGACCTGAAACCCCTGCAGGAGAACAGTAAGGTGCTGGAGCTGGTGCTGCGGAAGGGCCTGGACCGAGAGCAAGCCGTCTTGCACCACCTGATTCTCACAGCTGTGGACGGCGGCAGTCCAGCCCGCTCGGGCACGGCACAGATCTCCGTGCGTGTCCTGGACACTAATGACAACTCTCCCACTTTCGACCAGTCCACTTACCGCGTCCAGCTTCGGGAGGACGCCCCGCCAGGCACGCTGGTGGTGAAGCTGAATGCCTCGGACCCGGATGAGGGTTCCAATGGCGAGCTCAGGTACTCCTTGAGCAGCTACACGTCGGACCGGGAGAGGCAGCTCTTCAGCATCGATGCCAGCACTGGGGAAGTGCGGGTAAGTGGAGCGCTGGATTATGAGGAGGCCTCTTCCTACCAGATCTATGTGCAGGCGACTGACCAGGGTCCAGTGCCCATGGTGGGTCACTGCAAAGTGTTGGTGGACATTGTGGATGTGAATGACAATGCACCAGAGGTAGTGCTCACGGACCTGTACAGCCCAGTGCCTGAGGACGCTGCATCCAACACCGTCGTGGCCCTCCTCAGTGTCAATGACCAAGACTCGGGCCTCAACCGGAAGGTGAGTCTGGGCCTGGAGGCCTCTCTGCCTTTCCGACTGAATGGCTTTGGAAACTCCTACACACTGGTGGTGAGCGGTCCGCTGGACCGGGAGCGTGTGGCCGCCTACAACATCACAGTGACGGCCACCGATGGGGGAGTACCCCAGCTCACATCCCAGCGGACGCTGCGGGTTGAGATCTCTGACATCAATGACAACCCACCAAGCTTCCTCCAGGACTCCTACTCCATCTACATCGGGGAGAACAACTTGCCAGGGGTGTTGCTCTGCACTGTGCAAGCCACAGACCCAGATGAGAAGGAGAATGCGGAGGTGACCTACTCCCTCCTGGAGAGGGAGATTCAAGGGCTGCCAGTCACCTCCTATGTCTCTGTTAACAGTGCCAGTGGCAGCCTTTATGCTGTCAACTCCTTTGACTATGAGAAGTTTCGGGAGTTCTTTGTGACCGTGGAGGCCCAGGACAAGGGGAGTCCACCACTGAGCAGCACTGTGACCGCCAATGTGTATGTGGTGGACATGAATGACCATGCCCCCCACATCCTGTACCCTACCTCAACTAACTCTTCAGCAGCCATTGAGATGGTGCCTCGGACTGCCCCTGCTGGCTATCTGGTCACCAAAGTCATAGCCATGGACTCAGACTCTGGCCAAAATGCTTGGCTCTTTTACCATCTGGCCCAGACTTCTGACGTGGACCTCTTCAAAGTTGAGCTACACACAGGAGAGATTAGGACTACCAGGAAGATGGGAGATGAGAGTGGAACTACTTTCAACCTAACGGTGGTGGTCCGAGACAATGGAGAGCCATCACTGTCATCCTCCGTGGCCATTACAGTGGCTGTGGTGGACAGAGTCTCCAGAATCCTCCCGGATACTCAGAGACACATTAAGAGTCCGCGGACATATTCTGAAATTACGCTCTACCTGATAATAGCATTAAGCACAgtgtcttttatatttcttttgacaATCATTGTTTTGAGCATCATCAAGTGCTACCGCTACACGGCATACGGCACCGCGTGCTGTGGGGGCTTCTGTGGAGTGAGGGAGCGCTGCCCTGCCGAACTCAACAAACAGGCCAATAACAATATCGATGCCAGGTTACCCCATGGCCTCAAAGTGCAGCCTCACTTCATTGAAGTGCGAGGGAATGGCTCCCTCACCAAGACCTACTGCTACAAGGCCTGTCTGACAGCAGGCTCAGGGAGTGACACTTTCATGTTTTATAACACAGGGGCACAGACAGGACTGGGGCCTGGGGGAGCCCAAGCAGCCACGAGTGACAGCAGGCACCTCACAGGCCAAAGTGGGCAGAGTGCCGGGAACCTGATTATTCTCAAAAATGATGCTGTTTCTCAAAACGAG